In Pseudomonas sp. MTM4, one genomic interval encodes:
- a CDS encoding DUF4389 domain-containing protein — protein MNTPQRSAERESLILRAIWMLLFFFVWQVAELVLLVIVVAQLVLRAVNGKVNVSLQELGDSLSQYVAQIGRFGTFNTDRKPWPMSDWPKPRPADIETASPVAPEAPKQEPQP, from the coding sequence ATGAACACACCACAACGCAGCGCGGAGCGTGAGTCGCTGATCTTGCGCGCAATCTGGATGCTGCTTTTCTTTTTTGTCTGGCAAGTGGCCGAGCTGGTGCTGCTGGTTATCGTGGTGGCGCAGCTGGTCCTGCGGGCGGTAAACGGTAAGGTCAACGTGAGCCTGCAAGAGTTGGGTGACAGTCTCAGCCAATACGTGGCGCAAATAGGTCGCTTCGGCACGTTCAACACCGATCGCAAGCCGTGGCCGATGTCGGATTGGCCCAAGCCGCGTCCCGCTGACATTGAAACGGCATCGCCTGTCGCGCCCGAGGCCCCGAAGCAGGAGCCGCAGCCATGA
- a CDS encoding amidohydrolase family protein, whose product MCLVALIAPVQARDYRYSDSHLHFVDFFQESDGMAKLLEAMDAGDIDHVMISGIPVAKKWHENEPKRPRYYAGDDAPVYWYSATDVVVAAALKELSDEQRRRFHPFLSGFNPNDKNADAHIRRMLELDPGLWQGLGEIFTRHDDVTALTEGDTPRANNEALTRVYHLAAEYDLPVMLHSNITSKRERNPLYLGELEEALRNHPHTRFIWAHAGTSMELHRHQEKLDFLLETVTRLLDDYPNLYIDLSWTMLDPYLVNESGQPDSDWLDLVERHPTRFMLGSDVVGRFDNLGEGMHAFDPFLDALPESIAHKVARDNFLDVLPRKRQAEVR is encoded by the coding sequence ATGTGTCTGGTCGCCTTGATCGCACCGGTTCAAGCGCGGGACTATCGCTATAGCGACTCGCATCTGCATTTCGTTGATTTCTTCCAGGAAAGCGACGGCATGGCAAAGTTGCTCGAGGCCATGGACGCCGGTGATATCGACCATGTGATGATCAGTGGCATCCCCGTTGCCAAAAAGTGGCACGAAAACGAACCCAAGCGGCCTCGTTACTATGCTGGCGATGATGCGCCGGTTTATTGGTACAGCGCGACCGACGTGGTGGTTGCGGCGGCCTTGAAAGAGCTGAGCGACGAGCAGCGACGCCGTTTCCATCCGTTTCTCTCGGGTTTCAATCCCAACGACAAGAATGCCGATGCGCATATCCGGCGGATGCTCGAACTCGATCCGGGCCTCTGGCAGGGGTTGGGAGAAATATTCACGCGGCACGACGACGTCACTGCCTTGACCGAAGGCGATACACCTCGCGCCAACAACGAAGCGCTGACGCGTGTCTATCATCTGGCCGCCGAATACGATTTGCCCGTGATGCTGCATTCGAACATCACCTCCAAGCGTGAGCGTAACCCGCTGTATCTGGGCGAGCTGGAAGAGGCGTTGCGTAATCACCCCCATACTCGCTTCATTTGGGCGCATGCGGGGACGAGCATGGAGCTGCACCGTCATCAGGAAAAGCTCGATTTTCTTTTGGAGACGGTCACGCGGTTGCTGGATGACTATCCAAACCTTTACATCGATCTCTCCTGGACGATGCTCGATCCCTATCTCGTGAATGAGTCTGGTCAGCCAGACAGTGACTGGCTGGACTTGGTCGAGCGCCACCCCACGCGATTCATGCTGGGTTCCGACGTGGTCGGGCGGTTCGACAATCTGGGTGAGGGAATGCATGCATTCGACCCGTTTCTCGATGCGTTACCCGAGTCGATTGCTCACAAGGTTGCGCGTGACAACTTCCTTGATGTGCTGCCTCGCAAGCGGCAGGCTGAGGTTCGCTGA
- a CDS encoding alpha/beta hydrolase, producing MTVVFEEIRLSLPHIEVAAHLYGPEDGRPVIALHGWLDNAATFSRLAPLLNGVRIVALDLPGHGHSDHRPVGAAYNIWDYAHDVLQTAEQFGWQQFSLLGHSMGAIVSVLLAGAMPDRIERLALIDGVIPFTGEADTAPQKLGESLQALLSVDEKRKPVYATFEQAVAARMKGVGAVSLEAAERLALRGLMPVPGGYTWRTDARLMLPSPMRLTRAHALAFAQRVACPASLILAEQGLMTRPETLELCDSLPFTLHRLPGGHHLHLDDQAGAEAVSAVFNPFFAS from the coding sequence ATGACTGTCGTGTTTGAAGAGATTCGCCTGAGCCTACCGCATATCGAAGTCGCGGCGCATCTCTACGGTCCAGAGGATGGTCGGCCAGTCATTGCGTTGCACGGCTGGCTGGACAATGCCGCTACCTTTTCCCGTCTGGCGCCGTTGCTGAACGGCGTCCGTATCGTCGCGCTGGACTTGCCGGGACATGGTCATTCCGATCATCGTCCGGTCGGTGCCGCCTACAACATCTGGGATTACGCTCACGACGTGCTGCAGACTGCCGAGCAATTCGGCTGGCAGCAGTTCTCCCTGTTGGGTCATTCGATGGGGGCGATTGTGTCGGTGCTATTGGCCGGCGCCATGCCCGATCGAATCGAGCGTCTGGCATTGATCGATGGGGTGATCCCCTTTACTGGTGAGGCCGACACCGCGCCGCAGAAGCTCGGCGAATCGTTGCAGGCGCTGCTCTCCGTCGATGAGAAACGCAAACCGGTCTATGCCACTTTCGAACAGGCTGTCGCGGCGCGCATGAAAGGTGTCGGAGCGGTCAGCCTGGAGGCGGCCGAGCGCCTTGCCCTGCGGGGGTTGATGCCGGTTCCGGGTGGCTATACCTGGCGTACTGATGCCCGGCTCATGCTGCCGTCCCCAATGCGCTTGACGCGTGCGCACGCGCTGGCATTCGCTCAGCGGGTGGCCTGTCCGGCCAGCCTGATCCTGGCGGAGCAGGGGCTGATGACCCGGCCCGAAACGCTTGAGTTATGCGATTCCTTGCCGTTCACGTTGCATCGATTGCCCGGCGGGCACCATCTGCACTTGGATGATCAGGCAGGTGCCGAAGCGGTTTCGGCTGTTTTCAATCCCTTCTTCGCGTCTTGA
- a CDS encoding NAD(P)H-dependent glycerol-3-phosphate dehydrogenase, producing the protein MTEQQPIAVLGGGSFGTAIANLLAENGHGVRLWMRDAEQAECIRTQRQNPRYLKGVTILSQVCPVTDLGQTLADCSLVFVALPSSALRQALTPFAAQLSGKMLVSTTKGIETNGFMLMSQILEEIAPQARIGVISGPNLAREVAEHALTATVVASHDEELCRCVQQALHGRTFRVYASADRFGVELGGALKNVYAIMAGMAAALGMGENTRSMLITRALAEMTRFAVRLGANPMTFLGLAGVGDLIVTCTSSKSRNFQVGHALGEGLSLDEAVSRLGEVAEGVNTIKVLKTKAEELQVYMPLVTGLHAILFEGRTLEQVIELLMRGEPKTDVDFISTDGF; encoded by the coding sequence ATGACTGAACAGCAACCCATTGCGGTGCTTGGCGGCGGTAGCTTCGGTACCGCCATTGCGAATCTATTGGCCGAGAATGGTCACGGCGTGCGCCTGTGGATGCGCGATGCCGAACAGGCCGAGTGCATTCGCACGCAGCGCCAGAACCCTCGATACCTAAAAGGCGTGACGATCCTTTCTCAGGTCTGTCCGGTTACTGATCTGGGGCAGACGCTGGCGGATTGCTCGCTGGTCTTCGTGGCGCTCCCGTCCAGCGCGTTACGCCAGGCGCTAACGCCGTTCGCCGCTCAGCTGTCGGGCAAGATGCTGGTCAGCACGACCAAGGGCATCGAGACGAATGGCTTCATGCTGATGAGCCAGATCTTGGAAGAAATCGCTCCACAGGCCCGAATCGGTGTGATCTCGGGTCCGAATCTCGCTCGCGAAGTGGCCGAGCATGCGCTGACCGCGACCGTGGTGGCCAGCCACGACGAGGAACTCTGCCGATGCGTGCAGCAGGCTTTGCACGGGCGGACATTCCGCGTCTATGCCAGTGCCGATCGGTTCGGTGTCGAACTCGGGGGCGCGCTGAAAAATGTTTACGCGATCATGGCCGGTATGGCCGCCGCGCTCGGTATGGGTGAGAACACACGTAGCATGCTGATCACGCGTGCGCTCGCCGAGATGACGCGCTTTGCCGTCAGGCTGGGAGCCAATCCCATGACGTTTCTGGGGTTGGCGGGTGTCGGGGATCTGATCGTTACTTGCACCTCGTCGAAAAGCCGCAATTTTCAGGTGGGTCATGCGCTTGGTGAGGGCTTGAGCCTAGACGAGGCGGTGTCACGACTGGGTGAGGTTGCCGAGGGGGTCAACACCATCAAGGTATTGAAGACCAAGGCCGAGGAGCTGCAGGTGTACATGCCGCTGGTCACGGGGCTGCATGCCATTCTGTTCGAGGGGCGTACGCTGGAACAGGTAATCGAGCTGCTGATGCGCGGCGAGCCGAAGACCGACGTGGATTTCATCTCCACTGATGGCTTCTGA
- a CDS encoding alpha/beta fold hydrolase, giving the protein MTQRIFFAHANGFPSGTYRKLFGALAPEYTVTHLDQHGHDPRFPVDDNWQNLVQELIEQLTALNEPVWGVGHSLGGMLHYHAALQRPELYRGVVMLDSPMTTWFDQTLIWVAKRFGFIDRLTPAGRTIGRREAFRCVNEAREYFASKTLFRAFDPECLDAYVEHGLEPTADGLRLRFDPETEIRIYRSVPHVTPGWPHALKIPLAVVRGSQSRVVLPHHAYLLRLVAHGESHTLPGGHMFPLEYPSDTAALLKQLFSRWSNLNRRGAA; this is encoded by the coding sequence ATGACGCAACGCATCTTCTTCGCGCACGCCAACGGTTTTCCTTCGGGCACCTATCGCAAGCTGTTCGGCGCCTTGGCGCCGGAGTACACCGTTACTCATCTTGACCAGCACGGTCATGATCCACGCTTTCCGGTGGATGACAATTGGCAGAACCTGGTGCAGGAACTCATCGAACAGCTCACGGCGCTGAATGAGCCGGTCTGGGGCGTGGGTCATTCGTTGGGTGGCATGCTGCATTATCACGCTGCCTTGCAACGTCCCGAGCTTTACCGCGGGGTTGTCATGCTCGATTCGCCGATGACGACCTGGTTCGATCAGACCCTGATCTGGGTGGCGAAGCGTTTCGGCTTCATTGATCGGCTCACTCCAGCGGGTCGTACCATCGGCCGCCGCGAGGCGTTCAGGTGCGTGAATGAAGCGCGGGAATATTTCGCCAGCAAGACGTTGTTTCGTGCATTCGATCCAGAGTGCCTGGACGCCTACGTCGAGCATGGACTGGAGCCAACCGCTGATGGGCTGCGTTTGCGCTTCGACCCCGAAACAGAAATCCGTATCTACCGCAGCGTGCCGCATGTTACGCCTGGCTGGCCGCATGCTCTGAAGATTCCGCTTGCCGTGGTGCGCGGTAGCCAAAGCCGGGTGGTGCTGCCGCATCATGCGTATCTGCTTCGGCTGGTTGCGCATGGCGAGTCGCATACCTTGCCCGGTGGGCACATGTTTCCGCTCGAATATCCGAGCGATACGGCGGCTTTGCTCAAACAATTGTTCAGTCGCTGGAGCAATCTGAACAGAAGAGGTGCCGCATGA
- a CDS encoding hotdog fold thioesterase yields MSIWHRPPDLDQFNANRQNTIVELLDIRFEAVDDQSLTASMVVDSRTHQPFGLLHGGASVVLAETVGSMASFQCIDPSRFYCVGLEVNANHIRALRSGRVTAVCRPVHLGRSSHVWDIRLSGDDGKLSCISRLTVAVVPVGEKSPRPSEAS; encoded by the coding sequence TTGAGCATTTGGCATCGTCCCCCGGACCTCGATCAATTCAATGCAAACCGCCAGAACACCATCGTCGAACTGCTCGACATTCGTTTCGAAGCGGTCGACGACCAGTCCCTTACCGCGAGCATGGTGGTCGATTCACGAACCCATCAGCCCTTTGGTTTGCTGCATGGCGGCGCCTCGGTAGTACTCGCCGAAACCGTGGGCTCCATGGCCAGCTTCCAGTGCATCGATCCGAGCCGATTCTATTGCGTTGGCCTCGAAGTCAACGCCAACCACATCCGCGCGCTGCGCAGCGGTCGCGTCACGGCGGTCTGCCGTCCTGTTCACCTGGGGCGTTCCAGCCACGTCTGGGATATCCGTCTGAGTGGCGATGACGGCAAGCTCAGCTGTATTTCCCGGCTGACCGTAGCTGTCGTGCCGGTGGGTGAGAAGAGCCCTCGGCCCTCAGAAGCGTCATAG
- the fabA gene encoding 3-hydroxyacyl-[acyl-carrier-protein] dehydratase FabA gives MTKQQAFTREDLLRCSRGELFGPGNAQLPAPNMLMVDRIVHISEVGGKYGKGELVAELDINPDLWFFACHFEGDPVMPGCLGLDAMWQLVGFYLGWQGNPGRGRALGSGEVKFFGQVLPTAKKVTYNIHIKRTISRSLILGIADGTVSVDGREIYSAEGLRVGLFTSTDSF, from the coding sequence ATGACCAAACAACAGGCCTTTACTCGGGAAGATCTGCTCCGTTGCAGCCGCGGCGAGCTTTTCGGGCCCGGTAATGCGCAACTGCCCGCGCCGAACATGCTGATGGTCGATCGCATCGTTCATATCAGCGAAGTGGGCGGCAAGTACGGCAAGGGCGAGTTGGTCGCCGAGCTGGATATCAACCCTGATCTCTGGTTCTTTGCCTGTCATTTCGAAGGCGATCCGGTCATGCCTGGCTGCCTGGGCCTCGACGCCATGTGGCAGCTGGTCGGCTTTTACCTTGGATGGCAGGGCAACCCCGGCCGTGGTCGTGCGCTGGGTTCTGGCGAAGTGAAGTTCTTCGGCCAGGTCCTTCCGACCGCCAAGAAGGTCACCTATAACATTCATATCAAGCGCACCATCAGTCGCTCGCTGATCCTCGGCATCGCCGACGGCACCGTCAGCGTGGATGGTCGCGAGATCTACAGTGCCGAAGGTTTGCGCGTCGGCCTGTTTACCTCTACCGATAGCTTTTGA
- the sixA gene encoding phosphohistidine phosphatase SixA — MKLWLLRHGEAEPRARTDAERNLTGAGQLEVEHAASHLQGQPLQAILVSPYQRAQQTAEIVRQTLGFTGAVETVPWLTPESDPKDAMLYLDRRIEQHLLLVTHQPFVGVLGGWLVSGHRDAPLSMATASLAELEGDHLATGSMRLAGLRHPE; from the coding sequence ATGAAGCTGTGGCTCCTGCGCCACGGCGAGGCCGAGCCCAGAGCCCGTACCGATGCGGAGCGCAATCTGACTGGGGCCGGCCAACTTGAAGTGGAGCATGCTGCCAGTCATTTGCAGGGACAACCTCTTCAGGCCATCCTCGTCAGTCCGTACCAGCGAGCCCAGCAAACTGCCGAGATTGTCCGTCAGACGCTTGGTTTTACTGGAGCGGTCGAAACGGTACCCTGGCTGACGCCGGAGTCCGACCCGAAGGATGCCATGCTCTATCTCGACCGTCGTATCGAGCAGCATTTATTGCTCGTGACTCACCAGCCCTTCGTTGGTGTATTGGGCGGTTGGCTGGTCAGTGGCCATCGCGATGCGCCGCTGTCCATGGCCACGGCCAGTCTGGCCGAGTTGGAAGGTGATCATCTTGCGACGGGCTCGATGCGCCTTGCCGGGCTACGGCATCCCGAATGA
- the sstT gene encoding serine/threonine transporter SstT, with the protein MSNLSTRLFRAYNCVSLVTQIVVGLIAGCLLAWLFPQAAKSVSLLGDLFVSGLKAVAPILVFVLVTASLANHKRGQPTHIRPILILYALGTLSAAVVAVTASALFPTTLILTSQANDVVPPSGVGAVLQTLMFNVVDNPVRALIEGNFIGILAWAIGLGFTFRHARDSTRDLITDMSEGVTLIVKVVIRFAPLGIFGLVAGTLAESGFSMLTGYLKLLLVLVGSMLFMALVVNPLIVFWQIRKNPYPLVFTCLRESGITAFFTRSSAANIPVNMQLCERLGLHKDTYSVSIPLGATINMGGAAITITVLTLAAVNTLGVVVDIPTAILLSLLASICACGASGVAGGSLLLIPLACSLFGISNDMAMQVVAVGFIIGVVQDSAETALNSSTDVLFTAASCMAHGDTVAVTDEGLS; encoded by the coding sequence ATGTCCAACCTATCAACCCGTCTTTTCAGAGCTTATAACTGCGTCAGTCTGGTGACGCAGATCGTTGTCGGGCTTATCGCCGGTTGTCTGCTGGCCTGGTTGTTTCCGCAAGCGGCAAAGTCGGTCAGCTTGCTGGGTGATCTGTTCGTGTCTGGGTTGAAGGCTGTCGCCCCGATCCTGGTGTTTGTGCTGGTGACAGCGTCGCTGGCCAACCATAAACGCGGACAGCCGACGCATATTCGGCCGATTCTGATTCTCTATGCCTTGGGTACCTTGAGCGCCGCTGTGGTAGCGGTGACAGCCAGCGCACTGTTTCCAACGACTCTGATATTGACCAGCCAGGCGAACGATGTGGTGCCGCCCTCGGGCGTTGGCGCGGTGCTGCAAACGCTGATGTTCAACGTAGTAGACAACCCGGTACGGGCACTTATCGAAGGGAACTTCATCGGCATTCTGGCCTGGGCCATAGGCCTTGGATTTACCTTCCGCCATGCTCGTGACAGCACGCGTGACCTGATAACCGATATGTCGGAAGGTGTGACGCTGATCGTCAAGGTGGTGATCCGCTTTGCGCCGCTGGGCATCTTCGGTCTGGTAGCCGGAACACTTGCCGAGTCCGGGTTCTCGATGCTGACTGGTTACCTGAAACTGCTGCTGGTTCTGGTTGGCAGCATGCTGTTCATGGCGCTGGTGGTGAATCCGTTGATCGTGTTCTGGCAGATTCGCAAGAATCCCTATCCGCTGGTCTTCACCTGTCTGCGTGAGAGTGGCATCACTGCGTTCTTCACGCGCAGTTCGGCGGCGAACATCCCAGTCAACATGCAGCTGTGCGAACGTCTCGGGTTGCATAAGGACACCTACTCGGTGTCGATTCCGCTGGGCGCGACCATCAACATGGGTGGGGCAGCCATCACCATCACGGTGCTGACCCTCGCCGCAGTCAATACGCTGGGTGTCGTTGTAGATATTCCTACCGCCATTCTGCTCAGTCTGCTCGCCTCTATCTGCGCTTGCGGTGCTTCCGGCGTGGCTGGCGGCTCGCTGTTGTTGATTCCGCTAGCTTGCAGTCTGTTCGGAATATCCAACGATATGGCCATGCAGGTGGTTGCGGTCGGATTCATCATCGGTGTGGTGCAGGATTCGGCTGAAACTGCGCTGAATTCATCCACTGACGTGCTGTTTACAGCGGCGTCCTGTATGGCTCATGGCGATACAGTCGCAGTGACGGACGAAGGCTTGAGCTGA
- a CDS encoding methyl-accepting chemotaxis protein, whose translation MSIRRLNISIRSAIGFGLIGFMVLALGLFAMKQMADMRKESSQVDQVWLPSLISLGGLDIGMQRTRALTIRMVTLDSSEALSATRQTLDKLSGDVRSMQADYERLLTTEEEKSAYERFKAARSLYMVEQVKVVDYASKREREQALQVMNGSINAHADAMTKALTDLQQINEKEAGRAAGRALAAYETAFNWVITTIVMAALVTVALAVLFTRSIVRPLRQAVELAEAVASGDLTRDFLIEGSDEPARLLAALKAMQASLRNTIQGISDSSNQLASAAEELNTVTEDSTRGLHQQNHEIEQAATAVNEMTAAVDEVARNAVATSEASRESDKTAQHGRGQVIKTVESIGMLAADVTTTASQVEQLAGQVRDISKVLDVIRSIAEQTNLLALNAAIEAARAGEAGRGFAVVADEVRALAHRTQQSTQEIEQMIGDVHQGTDKAVQAMQASNERARSTLDVARTAGEALEDITKAISQISERNLVIASASEQQAQVAREVDRNLVNIRDLSLQSSAGANQTSAASQELSHLAIRLNEMVARFRI comes from the coding sequence ATGTCCATTCGACGTTTGAATATCTCCATCCGCTCGGCCATTGGCTTCGGCCTGATTGGTTTCATGGTTTTGGCGCTTGGCCTGTTTGCAATGAAACAGATGGCTGATATGCGCAAGGAATCCAGCCAAGTAGATCAGGTCTGGTTGCCGAGCCTCATCAGTTTGGGTGGTCTTGATATCGGCATGCAACGCACGCGTGCACTCACCATTCGGATGGTCACGCTAGACAGCAGCGAAGCGCTTAGCGCGACACGGCAGACACTCGACAAGCTCTCCGGTGATGTTCGTTCGATGCAGGCCGACTATGAGCGGCTGTTAACCACAGAGGAAGAGAAATCCGCTTATGAACGGTTCAAGGCGGCTCGAAGCCTTTATATGGTTGAGCAGGTAAAGGTGGTCGATTACGCAAGCAAGCGCGAGCGGGAACAAGCCCTGCAGGTCATGAACGGCTCTATCAATGCCCACGCCGATGCAATGACCAAGGCTTTAACCGACCTTCAGCAGATCAATGAGAAAGAAGCGGGGCGCGCTGCAGGCCGCGCGCTTGCTGCGTACGAAACGGCCTTCAACTGGGTGATCACCACCATTGTCATGGCTGCGTTGGTCACCGTGGCGCTGGCTGTTCTGTTTACCCGAAGTATCGTTCGGCCTTTGAGGCAAGCTGTCGAGCTGGCTGAAGCCGTCGCCTCGGGTGATCTCACTCGAGATTTCCTTATCGAAGGCAGCGATGAGCCGGCGCGCCTGCTGGCAGCACTCAAGGCGATGCAGGCAAGCTTGCGTAACACCATTCAGGGTATTTCCGATTCGTCCAATCAGCTCGCTTCAGCGGCGGAAGAGCTCAATACCGTGACCGAAGACTCAACTCGCGGTCTGCATCAGCAGAATCACGAGATCGAGCAGGCTGCTACTGCTGTGAATGAAATGACTGCGGCGGTGGACGAGGTCGCCCGCAATGCGGTGGCAACTTCAGAAGCTTCGCGTGAGTCGGACAAGACTGCGCAGCATGGCCGTGGACAGGTGATCAAGACAGTTGAATCCATCGGTATGCTGGCGGCTGATGTCACCACCACGGCCAGCCAGGTCGAGCAACTGGCAGGCCAGGTTCGAGACATCAGCAAGGTGCTGGATGTGATCCGTTCGATCGCCGAGCAGACCAATTTGCTGGCGCTCAACGCCGCCATCGAAGCGGCACGTGCTGGCGAGGCCGGACGCGGGTTTGCCGTCGTTGCGGATGAAGTAAGGGCGCTGGCGCATCGTACTCAGCAGTCCACTCAAGAGATCGAGCAGATGATCGGTGACGTGCATCAGGGCACCGATAAGGCCGTTCAAGCCATGCAGGCCAGTAACGAACGAGCACGCAGCACGCTCGACGTCGCTCGCACTGCAGGTGAGGCGCTTGAGGACATCACCAAGGCCATCAGCCAGATCAGCGAGCGCAATCTGGTCATAGCCAGCGCTTCGGAGCAGCAGGCCCAGGTGGCACGTGAGGTCGACCGTAATCTGGTCAATATCCGTGACCTGTCATTGCAGTCCTCGGCGGGCGCCAATCAGACCAGCGCAGCGAGCCAGGAGCTGTCGCATTTGGCGATCCGATTGAACGAGATGGTTGCGCGTTTCCGGATTTGA
- the fabB gene encoding beta-ketoacyl-ACP synthase I codes for MRRVVITGLGIVSCLGNDKDTVSANLRASRPGIRFNQAYADMGLRSQVSGSVDLNLEELIDRKVLRFMGDAAAYAYLAMQQALEDSGLSADDISNPRIGLIAGSGGASTINQMEAIDILRDKGVKRIGPYRVPRTMSSTVSACLATPFRIKGINYSIASACATSAHCIGHAMEQIQMGKQDVVFAGGGEEEHYSQSCLFDAMGALSSQYNDTPEKASRAYDSKRDGFVIAGGGGMVVVEELEHALKRGAKIYAEIVGYGATSDGYDMVAPSGEGALRCMQQAMATVDGPVDYLNTHGTSTPVGDVAEAKAVRNMFGDKIPAISSTKSLSGHSLGAAGVHEAIYCMLMMQGNFIAGSANIDELDPEVADLPIVRETRENAQFDTVMSNSFGFGGTNATLVLKRWKG; via the coding sequence ATGCGTCGCGTCGTGATCACCGGCCTGGGTATCGTTTCCTGCCTCGGCAATGACAAAGACACCGTTTCCGCCAACCTGCGCGCCAGCCGCCCTGGCATTCGTTTCAATCAGGCCTATGCGGACATGGGTCTGCGCAGCCAGGTCTCGGGTTCAGTCGATCTGAACCTTGAAGAGCTGATCGACCGCAAGGTCCTGCGCTTCATGGGCGATGCGGCGGCTTATGCCTATCTGGCCATGCAACAGGCATTGGAAGACTCCGGCCTCAGCGCCGATGACATTTCCAATCCGCGCATCGGTCTGATCGCCGGCTCTGGTGGCGCTTCGACCATCAACCAGATGGAAGCCATCGACATCCTGCGCGACAAGGGCGTCAAGCGCATCGGCCCATATCGGGTGCCACGCACCATGAGCAGCACGGTTTCCGCCTGCCTGGCTACGCCGTTCCGCATCAAGGGCATCAACTATTCCATCGCTTCGGCCTGCGCCACCAGCGCGCATTGCATCGGCCATGCCATGGAGCAGATCCAGATGGGCAAGCAGGACGTGGTCTTCGCCGGTGGCGGTGAAGAAGAGCACTACAGCCAGAGCTGCCTGTTCGACGCCATGGGCGCCCTCTCCAGCCAGTACAACGACACGCCGGAAAAGGCCTCACGCGCCTATGATTCCAAGCGCGACGGTTTCGTCATTGCCGGCGGCGGCGGCATGGTGGTGGTCGAGGAGCTGGAGCACGCGCTCAAGCGCGGCGCCAAGATCTACGCGGAAATCGTCGGCTACGGCGCCACGTCCGACGGCTATGACATGGTCGCCCCCAGTGGCGAAGGCGCGCTGCGCTGCATGCAGCAGGCGATGGCCACGGTCGACGGCCCGGTCGACTATCTCAACACCCACGGCACTTCCACCCCGGTGGGCGACGTGGCCGAGGCCAAGGCCGTGCGCAACATGTTCGGTGACAAGATCCCGGCCATCAGCTCGACCAAGAGCCTGTCCGGCCACTCGCTGGGCGCCGCCGGCGTTCACGAAGCGATCTACTGCATGTTGATGATGCAGGGTAACTTCATCGCCGGCTCGGCGAACATCGACGAGCTGGACCCAGAAGTCGCCGACCTGCCGATCGTTCGCGAAACCCGCGAGAACGCTCAGTTCGACACCGTGATGAGCAACAGCTTCGGCTTCGGTGGCACCAACGCCACCCTGGTGCTCAAGCGCTGGAAAGGCTGA
- a CDS encoding DUF4892 domain-containing protein — MRAAWVFTLGAFAGVVSAADLPGSRDFDSLPRYPQAQIVAFKEQPVLERTYPLDSIRRISGRLRMSDQVTASGQLTAVTYLLPAVHTGIEAFERARNSLLESGAELLFWCEGRECGSSSLWANEIFERSTLYGPDARQAYLLARLPGDSDRFMALYGITRGNGRPYLQVEQFSPDETLGVILPNPATLLRQLKSTGELWLPRLPQEPTAEWGALLANVLRLDSTIRVALEGEGAAEWHEALTQERIRARRLEAEVSEESGLRIKLLR, encoded by the coding sequence ATGCGAGCTGCATGGGTTTTCACATTGGGAGCTTTTGCCGGTGTGGTGAGCGCTGCTGACCTTCCTGGTAGCCGGGATTTCGATTCGCTGCCACGCTATCCGCAGGCGCAGATCGTGGCGTTCAAGGAACAGCCGGTGCTGGAGCGGACCTACCCGTTGGATTCGATTCGGCGAATCAGCGGTCGCCTGCGGATGAGCGATCAGGTTACGGCGAGCGGCCAACTGACGGCCGTGACTTACCTGTTACCGGCGGTCCATACCGGTATCGAAGCATTCGAGCGGGCGCGCAATAGCCTGTTGGAAAGCGGTGCCGAATTGCTCTTCTGGTGCGAAGGGCGCGAGTGTGGATCGAGCAGTCTATGGGCCAATGAGATATTCGAGCGCTCGACGCTCTATGGCCCCGATGCCCGACAGGCTTATCTGTTGGCGCGCCTGCCTGGCGATTCCGACCGCTTCATGGCGCTTTATGGCATCACCCGTGGCAATGGTCGCCCTTATCTGCAAGTGGAACAGTTCAGTCCCGATGAGACGCTTGGCGTCATTTTGCCGAATCCGGCAACGTTGTTGCGCCAACTGAAGAGTACCGGCGAGCTCTGGCTGCCGCGGTTGCCTCAAGAACCCACGGCGGAGTGGGGCGCCCTGCTGGCCAATGTGCTGCGGCTCGACAGCACTATTCGAGTGGCACTGGAGGGCGAGGGGGCGGCGGAGTGGCATGAGGCCTTGACGCAGGAGCGAATCCGGGCGCGACGCCTGGAGGCCGAAGTGTCCGAAGAGAGTGGCTTGCGAATCAAACTGTTGCGCTGA